In the Chlamydiota bacterium genome, CTTTGAGAGAGTTTACATTTCTCAAGAATGTTTCGCGTATCCGCAATATTTCTAAAGGTATAGACGCCTTCCTTATCCACCCCTTCAATCAAGGGAATAAAGGGATTGCTTCCCGTGGCAAGAAGGAGGAGGTCATAAGAAATGAGAGATCCGTCAGATCCTGTAATCACCTTGCTTGCCGGATCGATGTCGATGGCTTTGACCCCGAGTAGGAGTTTAATTTTATTTTTTTCATACCATTCTTTGGTATTGATATAAATCTCTTCTTCCTTTTTTTCTCCGGATAAAACGGCTGAAAGAAGAATTCGGTTATAGTTGTAATAAGGCTCTTCACTCAAAACAGTGATTTTGAAGTCAGGTTCACGTTTTAAAATCTCATCGACACAGGCCATTCCAGCCATTCCATTTCCGACGACGACCAGATGTTTCGATCGTGTTTGAGGGTCATTAACATCCATAATGGGTCTCCTTTGTAACTTCTATAATTGCAATAGGCTGCTTCTTAAATTTACTTCGTTTTCGTGAATAAGGCCCTGGGCAGCCTAGAGAGCAAATATCATGCCAATATGATGCTAAGGTTTATTTACAGGTTAAAACCTCTGGCAGAAAGAGGCTTTACTTTATCAGTATGGAATTTTTTGATGAAAAGAGACCAGGGTGTTACTTTTCTGTCCCTATATCATCTTGATCCTGGGCTGGGATTAGAAATTGCTTATGGATTAAGATTTTGCTAATCGAAGTTGATTCCACCCAATAAAGATGGTCACGATGAGCAGACAAGCCGTGCTTAAAAATGGAAGACGAAATCCGACGTGGTAGAGAAATCCACCCCAAGTGGGACCGAGGACCCTGCTGAGGCTAGCAATCCCTTGAGAGGTTCCCATCATTTTTCCTAATTTAGAAGGATGGGCTTCCTTGGAGATGAGGCTGTTAAGGGTTGGAACATTCAGGCTTCCTCCCAGGCTCATTAATCCCAAGGTTAGAATGAGCGAGTGTATTGAAGAGGAAAAGGGAATAAGCGCTAGGCCCAGAGTCAGCAAAATATTCCCTGTAAAAAAAAGTTTCACTTCCCCAAATTTTTTGACCAAATGTTTAATCAGTCCTCCTTGGATGAGGATTGCAATTCCTCCCATAAGCGCAAAAAGCATTCCAACCTTTTCAGCCGAGAGTCCTAATTGACGATTACAAAAGAGAGGAAAAGAGCTATAAAGATTCGCTTGTGCAAAGATAATTAAAAAAAGGGCCAAAATAAGTTTAGGAATTGGAGATAAGCCTTCTTCTGATTTATTTGGGATGATCAAACGCCAAAAGGATTTTGAGAATACGCTGAACTTTTCAATTCCATTGTTTTGAACTGGAGGATGTCCCGTCGTGATGGTTTCGGGAAGTTTGAAGTAGACAAGTAAAAAACTAAGGAAAGAAAGAAGGCTTGCAAAAAATCCAGGAACGACAAATCGAAAATTTTCAGTCAAGTGAAAAAACTGTGACCATTTGGGGTGAATCAGCAAAGTCGAAACCGCAGGCCCGATCACAAAACCAATTCCAAAAGCAGCGCCAATTAAACCCATTCCTTTAGCTCGATTTTCATGGGTGGTCACATCGGCAACATAAGCTTGAGCTGTTGAGATGTTTCCACCCATCATTCCTGCTAGGAGCCTCGAGAGAAAGAGGACTCCGAGGGATTGAGAAAATGCAAAAAGAAGGTAAGCCGCTGATGCTCCAAAGGTGCTCAGGAGCATGATCGGCCGTCTTCCCACATGGTCAGAGAGTCCTCCCCAGATAGGGGAAAAAATAAGTTGGGCAAAAGAATAAATGCTGTAGAGAAGACCGACCTGAATAGGACTTGCATGAAAGACCGAGGCATAGAAAGGCAAGAGGGGCAGGATGATTCCGAATCCCATCAGGTCAATCAGAACAGCCAGGAATACTGTCAATAAAGGCGACGATTTTTTATTCATCTAAAATCACAACATGTTTAGATCTTCCGTTTGAATTTATGATTGAACTGATCTTGTTTCATATGAAGGTCTCCTGTTCCAGTAACCCCTCCAACTCCCCTTATTTTAAGGGGAGGGCTCCCCTCTTAATTTATTTTAATACATTCTAAAAAATTTGCTTTATGCTATCATATTTTTAAATTTTTTGTAGAGGTTGATTAAAATTTTTCTTATGTAAGATTTGGAGGGCTATGCCGATAGAAAAATTTCCACCCGGGCCGTCTTGGCGTTTTCCACCCCTTGTTTTGATACAGCTTCTTCGTAATCCCATTCCTTTTATGATGAAAATGATTCATGATTACGGAGATATTGCCCACTTTAAATTGGGACCCCAGCATATTTTCTTTATCAATCATCCCGACATGATTCAGGATGTTCTGGTCACTCATAATAAAAATTTTATCAAAGGGCAGGCCCTCAATCGAACAAAGCCTTTACTGGGAGAGGGGCTCCTCACCAGTGAGGGGGAACTTCATCTTAAACAGCGAAGATTGATTCAACCCATTTTTCATCGTAAAAATGTAGACGAGTATGGTGCTGTGATGACCGAGTATGCTGATCGCATCAGAGGTCGATGGAAGGATGGAGAGGTCTTGGATATTTCTCGTGAAATGATGCGGCTGACCCTTCTTATCGTTGCAAAGACTTTGTTTAATCGGGATGTCGAGGCGGGGGAGGCTGTTAAAATTGGAGAAGCTCTGAACACTTTGGTGGACGCATTTAAAACCATGATTCTTCCCTTTTCAGAATTTTTTGAGAAATTGCCTCTTCCGGGGATTCGTCGGTTGGTCAAGGCTCGTGAATTCTTGAGCTCCATCATCTATGAAATGATTGAAGAAAGAAAAGGTAGTCAGGAAAAACCTTGGGATCTTCTTTCATTGCTTCTGGCCGCACAGGATATGGAGTCGGGTGGAGAAAGGATGAGTAATAAACAGGTTCATGATGAGGCAATCACGCTTTTTCTTGCAGGTCATGAAACGACATCGAATGCCTTGACCTGGACTTGGTATCTCCTTTCTCAACATCCTGAGGTCGAGAAAAAATTGCATGAAGAAATTGATTCTGTTTTAAAAGGAAAACTTCCGACGATGGAGGATTTCCCGAATTTGAAATATACCGAAATGGTGTTTAAGGAGTCCATGCGTCTTTACCCGCCGGCGTGGGCGATTGGACGACGTGCCCTCAGTGATTACGAAATTGCAGGATATAAGATTCCAGCAAAATCCATCGTCGGAATGAGTCAATATGTAATGCATCGAGATCCCCGTTATTATTCTAATCCAGAAAAATTTGACCCGGGTAGATGGGCGACAGAGGCTCAGGCCCATATGCCAAAGTTTTCTTATTTTCCCTTTGGAGGGGGAGGGCGGATGTGCATTGGGGAGCATTTTGCATGGATGGAGGGAATACTGTTAATTACGACGATTGCCCAAAAGTGGAAAATGATTCTTGATCCTCATCAGAAAATCGCTCTTCAACCCGCGATTACGCTTCGGCCTAAATATGGAATGCGGATGAAATTAGAAAAAAGGTAAGTTTTTTTTCTTATCGTCTTACGTCATATCACTGGCACTTCCACCCGAGTCGCTCCCGTCTGAATGATGATGGTGGTTCTCTGAACCTGAAGAAGTCCCTCCCGTTGGTGTTGGAGGAAGGCTATTATTCTGAAGCCATTGATTCCAATCGGTTCCTGGGGGAACACCGTTTGAGGGGGCTCCCAATGTTGATGAAGAAAAATTTGAATTTCCATAGGGGTTTCCCTCTCCGTGATGCTGGGCCTCTTCCCATCCGTAATTTGATTGAATCTCTTGCTGAGTCGCTTGGGAACTTGCTGTTTGTGAATCGATGCTGGGATGATAAGCATCCGCTACGCTTTCTCCGACCGGGCTCCATCCAGGAGGAGGAGCTACAGGATTATAACTTTGCTGTACTGGAGGCCGAGGACTGGGGGGTGGAGGAGTCTCGCGGTATTCTCCATTATTGATTTGATCTTGAATTTGGTCCCGACGGATTTTGTTGTTTTTGAGGATGCGAATGGAGTCATCAATGTCTTGTTGAGGCTGATTTTTACGGGTTAACCAGTTGATGTAGTCTTCGTCGTTTTTGACAGATTGATTCGCATTATTTAAATCTTGTTGAAGATCACTTTTCGTGGGTTGACTTAATATGGAATTTTGTTCATTAATTTTTTGATCGATTGCTTCAATTTGTGATGTGAGATTCTGATTTTGTTGCTGAAGATTTGCATTCTCTTTTTGAAGTCTCTTGATATCGTAGGTTGCCTCTGCCATCGCAATCCCGGCATTCACGTCTGTCGGAATTCCTGTCGAAGTCCCATGTTGGTATTGAAGCTGAACAATCTTGGCTGCCAATTGCGCTATCTGTAAGTTATTCTGCACGGCTTGCGAGTTATTGTTATTGATTTGATTCTGAAGTTGTTGTTTTTGAACGTTAAGTTGTCCAATTTTGTCCCTTGCTGCTTGCTGTTGTGCGAGGGTAATTGGCGCTCCATTTCCCCAGGATGTGAACGAAAAAACAAACAAAATGAGTAAAATGACTCCTTTAGCCATTGAAAACTCCTACTTTTCAAGCTAGCACAAAATAGAAGGATTTCAAAATTTTGCTAAACAATATCTCCAGACCAGAGCTCTTCAAGAAAAATTTACAATCGGCAATGGTTTTACTCGCAATCGTGTGACCCCATCAGAAAGTAAAAGATCATATTTGTTATTGCAATACAAAAATTTAAATAATTCATTCAATCAATGGTATCTATTTTCTTGACTTAACCACTCTATATTGTGGTAGTCTTTATACAAGTGTCATTATGTTGTGTATTAACAGGGGGTGGGTGTGTATTTAAAACGTGTGGAAATGGTTGGGTTTAAATCCTTTGCGGAAAAAACGGTTTTAGAGTTTGAATTCGGTGTGATTGCCATTGTCGGGCCCAATGGTTGTGGAAAGAGCAATGTTGCTGATGCTCTTCGCTGGGTGTTTGGTGAGCAAAACCCCCGCCTTTTACGTGGGTCTCAGATGGAAGATGTGATTTTCGATGGGACCGATCAACGTAGGGCCATTGGTCGAGCAGAGGTTTCTGCAACCTTTGTTGAAGCAGAAGGAGTTCTTCCCCCAGGTTATCACGAAGTCACCATTACACGTCGCCTCTTTCGTTCTGGAGAAAGTCAATATTTTATCAATCAAAATGCATGCCTTTTACGCGATATTCGCGAGCTTTTTATGGGGACGGGGATTGGGACCAGTGCCTATTTTCTTTTAGAGCAGGGAAAAATTGATTTGGTGTTGAGTGCAAAACCTGAGGATCGTCGCACCATTTTTGAGGAAGCGGCGGGGATTATGAAATACAAAGTGAAAAAGGTCTCCGCTCTTCATCGCTTGGAGGGAACCGATGCTAATTTGATTCGTCTAGCTGACATTATTCGAGAGGTGAAACGCCAGATTATTTCTTTGGAAAGGCAGGCAGGAAAGGCCCGGCGCTATCAAGAGGCACGAGAGACTTTGAAGGGACTAGAATTGAAAGTTGCCAAGAAAGAATATGAGAATCGTCAAGCGGAGTTGGAAAAAGAAGAGAGAAAAATAGCAGGGCTTTCTTCTCAGAAGGATGGAATGGAAAATGAAGTGGCTTTTCTTGAGAAAAAAATTTCTGAAGTGAGGGGGCATCATCGAGCCATTTTTGATGAACTGAATCAACTCGAAAGAAATGAACTTGAACTAGATCATAAAATTCAGGGTGCAACGGGGGAAACCCGTTTGATTGAAGAACGGCTGATCGAGTTTCAATCCCGTATTCAATCCGATGAGGAAGAACTCCAACAGGCAAGTCAACGCGTAGAGGCCCTTAAAGTTCAGCTTCAAAAGGAAGAAGATGACCATCAGGCCTTTTTAGAATCTCATCGAGATCGTAAGGCAGATTTAGAGACCCGCCGACTGACTTTGGAGGATGTGATTCAGGAATTTGAGAGAAACTCAGAAGAATTAAAAAAGGCAAGGAATCGTTTTTTAAATTTAAAGGACAAGGAATCCCAGTTTAAAAACCAAATGATGGTTCATCATCATCGTGAGAAGGATCTTGTTTTAAGAAAGGAAAAACTGCTCACAGAAGAAGAAAAGGTGATGCTCCATCTCAAAGAAAAAGAAACTGAAAAGGATCAGTCCCAAATTTTGAAACATCGTCTTTCAGGTGAGGCACTTGAGATTGAAAATCAATTAAAATCCCATGTCTTGATCCGAGAATCGATTCAAGGACATCTCGCAAAAATTACTTTTGAAATTGAGCAAGAGAAGGAAAGGCTTTTGAAATGTACCGCTCGATCAGAGGTGGCCAGAGAGTTAGGGGCCTTGGAAAAAGAGTCTGTTTTCCCGGGTGAAGAAAAAGAAAGTATTTTTGAAGAGGTTCTTCAAATTCCTCTTAAATATCGAAAGGCGATTAAGACCATTTTAGGTAAAAAGATGAAGTGCGTTTTGAAGTCCAATCGCTCCCATATTGAAAAAAAGGAACAATCTATTTTTTATGCCCTTGATACTCAAGTGGATCTTTCATCTGGAATAGATTTCAGTTCTCTCTCAGGTTTTGTGGGGTATGCCAATCAACTCATTCAATCTCTTCCTCCATATCAAGAGGTATCTCGGGCGCTATTGGGTGACGTCGTTATTGTTAAAGATTTTAGTGCCCTGAAAGCCTTGGATCATTCTTGGCTAGGAAAGGCTCGTTTTGTTACTTTAGAGGGTGATTGTCTTGATTGGGATGGAACCTGGAGTTTTAATGGGGCTGCGGAAGAGGCCCATATTGATTGGCAGGCCTTGAGGGAAGAAATTGAAAAGTTATCCAAACGAATGGATGAATTAGTTCTTCTCAAAACCCCTCTAGAGGGAGAATTAGCCCAGGTGAATGGGCAGATTCAGAATTTTGAAGATCAACATCGCTTAAAGGAATTGGAATTGGCTAATGTGTCTGGGCACTTAGAGCGTCTGGGTGCGAAGGCCGATGATTTAAAGGTCGAACACTCAAGTTTATTGGAAGAGGAAAAGGAGTTAACGCTAGAGATGAATGACCTTGAAAAAATGGTTTCCCAAATTGCAACTCATTTGTCAGATCTTTCTCATGAGGAAAAAATTATTCAAGAAGAGATTGAACAGAGGGAAAAAGTAGGGAATGAATTGGTTCATGCCAAAGAGAAGGCCTTGGTGGAACTGGTAGAAGTAAAGGTCTTAACTCGGTCGATTGAGGAAGAAGAGGAGCGATTTTTGACAAGAATTCGTGACTTAAAGTCGAATTTAGAGAATTTAAATCAATGGATCGAAAAACGTTTACAGGATTTGGTTTTGTGGCGTTTGAAACAAGAAGAAAATCAGAACCGCATTATTTCATTGAAAGAAAATGTTAGAAATTTTAATGAAAGTCAGGAGTCTGTAAAATCGAGAAGAATCGAGGTCGCAGTTTTGGTTGCCCAGGTTTCAGACTCAATTAAAGAAGATGAGGAAGGCTTGGCTTTGAAAAATACTGAGCTTCAGTCGTTAAGGGAGCGTTTATCGGCTGCCGATCTTGCCAGGGCTCAAAATGTGCTTCACCGGGATCATCTGATTCAAAAAATAAAAGAAAAATATGATTTGGATTTGCCTGAAGTGGAAGGGGTCTGGGACGAGACTCCCATGGAAACGATTCATCAACAGGTGGCGGAGCTTCAGGAAAAATTGAGGCAAATGGGCGAGGTCAATTTAGTCGCGATTCAAGAGTTTGATGAATTAAAAACCCGTTATGAATTTTTAACGAAGCAGCAAGAAGATATGGTTCATGCAAAAGAGGATTTGACGGAGGCGATTCAGAAAATTAATGGGACCATTCGCGACCTTTTTCTCAATGCCTTTGAAAAAATTCGAGGAACGTTTAATGATATTTATCGAAAGCTTTTTGGGGGAGGCAGAGCCGTCTTAGAACTTTTGGATGATGGAAATGTTCTCGAATGCGGCATTAATATTTCTGCCCAGCCTCCCGGCAAGAAGCTTCAGGTGATCTCTCTTCTTTCAGGAGGCGAAAAGTCCATGACAGCCTTAGCTCTTTTGCTCGCCATTTTTAAAGTGAGGCCCAGTCCTTTTTGCTTTATGGACGAGATGGATGCGGCTTTGGATGAGTCAAATATCATTCGATTCCTTTCCCTATTGGATGAGTTTAAGGCTCAGACCCAGTTTGTCCTGATTACCCATAATAAAAAAACCATTGGTGTTGCTGATATTGTGTATGGCGTTACCATGGAGGAGTCAGGTGTTTCTAAGCTCGTGTCCATACGGCTTCCGAAATCAAATAAAGAAGAGCCTAGCCAGGAAGTGTTGGCGGTGGGATAAATATGATCGAGAAAGCAAGAGATTTCCCTATCTTTGAATGTTTGATAAATCCCGAATGGCAAGATCAGGGTTTAGCTTGAATTCTTTTCTCCCGTAGACAATCCAAGAACAAGCTGATCATAGGTGT is a window encoding:
- a CDS encoding FAD-dependent oxidoreductase; protein product: MDVNDPQTRSKHLVVVGNGMAGMACVDEILKREPDFKITVLSEEPYYNYNRILLSAVLSGEKKEEEIYINTKEWYEKNKIKLLLGVKAIDIDPASKVITGSDGSLISYDLLLLATGSNPFIPLIEGVDKEGVYTFRNIADTRNILEKCKLSQ
- a CDS encoding MFS transporter; the encoded protein is MNKKSSPLLTVFLAVLIDLMGFGIILPLLPFYASVFHASPIQVGLLYSIYSFAQLIFSPIWGGLSDHVGRRPIMLLSTFGASAAYLLFAFSQSLGVLFLSRLLAGMMGGNISTAQAYVADVTTHENRAKGMGLIGAAFGIGFVIGPAVSTLLIHPKWSQFFHLTENFRFVVPGFFASLLSFLSFLLVYFKLPETITTGHPPVQNNGIEKFSVFSKSFWRLIIPNKSEEGLSPIPKLILALFLIIFAQANLYSSFPLFCNRQLGLSAEKVGMLFALMGGIAILIQGGLIKHLVKKFGEVKLFFTGNILLTLGLALIPFSSSIHSLILTLGLMSLGGSLNVPTLNSLISKEAHPSKLGKMMGTSQGIASLSRVLGPTWGGFLYHVGFRLPFLSTACLLIVTIFIGWNQLRLAKS
- a CDS encoding cytochrome P450; the protein is MPIEKFPPGPSWRFPPLVLIQLLRNPIPFMMKMIHDYGDIAHFKLGPQHIFFINHPDMIQDVLVTHNKNFIKGQALNRTKPLLGEGLLTSEGELHLKQRRLIQPIFHRKNVDEYGAVMTEYADRIRGRWKDGEVLDISREMMRLTLLIVAKTLFNRDVEAGEAVKIGEALNTLVDAFKTMILPFSEFFEKLPLPGIRRLVKAREFLSSIIYEMIEERKGSQEKPWDLLSLLLAAQDMESGGERMSNKQVHDEAITLFLAGHETTSNALTWTWYLLSQHPEVEKKLHEEIDSVLKGKLPTMEDFPNLKYTEMVFKESMRLYPPAWAIGRRALSDYEIAGYKIPAKSIVGMSQYVMHRDPRYYSNPEKFDPGRWATEAQAHMPKFSYFPFGGGGRMCIGEHFAWMEGILLITTIAQKWKMILDPHQKIALQPAITLRPKYGMRMKLEKR
- the smc gene encoding chromosome segregation protein SMC, encoding MYLKRVEMVGFKSFAEKTVLEFEFGVIAIVGPNGCGKSNVADALRWVFGEQNPRLLRGSQMEDVIFDGTDQRRAIGRAEVSATFVEAEGVLPPGYHEVTITRRLFRSGESQYFINQNACLLRDIRELFMGTGIGTSAYFLLEQGKIDLVLSAKPEDRRTIFEEAAGIMKYKVKKVSALHRLEGTDANLIRLADIIREVKRQIISLERQAGKARRYQEARETLKGLELKVAKKEYENRQAELEKEERKIAGLSSQKDGMENEVAFLEKKISEVRGHHRAIFDELNQLERNELELDHKIQGATGETRLIEERLIEFQSRIQSDEEELQQASQRVEALKVQLQKEEDDHQAFLESHRDRKADLETRRLTLEDVIQEFERNSEELKKARNRFLNLKDKESQFKNQMMVHHHREKDLVLRKEKLLTEEEKVMLHLKEKETEKDQSQILKHRLSGEALEIENQLKSHVLIRESIQGHLAKITFEIEQEKERLLKCTARSEVARELGALEKESVFPGEEKESIFEEVLQIPLKYRKAIKTILGKKMKCVLKSNRSHIEKKEQSIFYALDTQVDLSSGIDFSSLSGFVGYANQLIQSLPPYQEVSRALLGDVVIVKDFSALKALDHSWLGKARFVTLEGDCLDWDGTWSFNGAAEEAHIDWQALREEIEKLSKRMDELVLLKTPLEGELAQVNGQIQNFEDQHRLKELELANVSGHLERLGAKADDLKVEHSSLLEEEKELTLEMNDLEKMVSQIATHLSDLSHEEKIIQEEIEQREKVGNELVHAKEKALVELVEVKVLTRSIEEEEERFLTRIRDLKSNLENLNQWIEKRLQDLVLWRLKQEENQNRIISLKENVRNFNESQESVKSRRIEVAVLVAQVSDSIKEDEEGLALKNTELQSLRERLSAADLARAQNVLHRDHLIQKIKEKYDLDLPEVEGVWDETPMETIHQQVAELQEKLRQMGEVNLVAIQEFDELKTRYEFLTKQQEDMVHAKEDLTEAIQKINGTIRDLFLNAFEKIRGTFNDIYRKLFGGGRAVLELLDDGNVLECGINISAQPPGKKLQVISLLSGGEKSMTALALLLAIFKVRPSPFCFMDEMDAALDESNIIRFLSLLDEFKAQTQFVLITHNKKTIGVADIVYGVTMEESGVSKLVSIRLPKSNKEEPSQEVLAVG